A portion of the Juglans microcarpa x Juglans regia isolate MS1-56 chromosome 1D, Jm3101_v1.0, whole genome shotgun sequence genome contains these proteins:
- the LOC121257772 gene encoding probable phospholipid-transporting ATPase 4 encodes MTRGRIRAKLQRSHLYTFSCLRPSNTEAEGPNSVQGSRIVHCNQPHLHQKKPLKYCSNFISTTKYNVVTFLPKAIFEQFRRVANLYFLLAAALSLTAISPFSAISMIAPLAFVVGLSMAKEALEDSRRFLQDMKVNLRKTSVHKGDGVFGYRPWHKIQVGDVVKVEKDQFFPADLLLLSSSYEDGICYVETMNLDGETNLKIKRCLEETVPLNDDESFKNFTGMIRCEDPNPSLYTFVGNMEYDGRVFSLDPGQILLRDSKLRNTAYVYAVVIFTGHDSKVLQNATESPSKRSTIEKKMDYIIYILFTFLVVISLISSIGFAVKTKYQVPDWWYLQPQNTDNLFDPNRPALSGFYHLITALILYGYLIPISLYVSIEVVKVLQATFINQDIHMYDEETGNPAQARTSNLNEELGQVDTILSDKTGTLTCNQMDFLKCSIAGTAYGVRSSEVELAAEKQMAIEEEEVDLSNFPLHRDSQHDSRRNVRRASEIELETVITSNVGNDQKPVIKGFNFEDGRLMNGNWMKEPKTDVHLLFFRILAICQTAIPELNEETGSCTYEAESPDEGAFLVAAREFGFEFRKRTQSSVVICERYPNPGQPVEREYKIMDILDFTSKRKRMSVIVRDEEGQILLLCKGADSIIFDRLSKNGRMYEEVTTKHLNEYGEAGLRTLALAYRMLEESEFATWNNEFQKAKACIGADREAMLERLSDMMERELILVGATAVEDKLQKGVPQCIDKLAQAGLKIWVLTGDKMETAINIGFACSLLRQGMKHICVTTMNLDSLSKDVKEAVKENILNQLTNASRMIEEEKDPHAAFALIIDGKTLIHALEDDMKHQFLGLAVACASVICCRVSPKQKAMVTRLVKEGTGKTTLAIGDGANDVGMIQEADIGVGISGVEGMQAVMASDFSIAQFRFLERLLVVHGHWCYKRIAQMVCYFFYKNIAFGLTLFYFEAFAAFSGQSVYDDWYMLLFNVLLTSLPVISLGVFEQDVSSEVCLQFPALYQQGPRNLFFNWYRILGWMGNGVYSSLIIFFLNIIIFYDQAFRAGGQTADMDTVGTTMFTCIIWAVNCQIALTMSHFTWIQHLLVWGSIVTWYLFLLLYGMTSPLISGNAYKLLVEVLGPAPIYWAATLLVTITCNLPYFAHISFQKCFNPMDHHVIQEIKYYKKDVEDQHMWTRERSKARHDTKIGFTARVEAKIRQLRGRLQKKHSSVAS; translated from the exons ATGACAAGGGGAAGGATAAGAGCAAAGCTCCAGCGGAGCCATCTCTACACATTCTCATGCCTCCGGCCAAGTAACACAGAGGCTGAGGGACCGAATTCAGTTCAAGGCTCGCGAATTGTACATTGCAACCAACCTCATCTCCACCAGAAGAAACCTCTGAAGTATTGCTCAAATTTTATATCGACCACAAAATATAATGTTGTCACGTTCTTGCCCAAGGCTATCTTTGAGCAATTCCGGAGGGTTGCTAATTTGTACTTTCTTTTGGCTGCGGCTCTTTCACTCACAGCAATTTCGCCATTCAGTGCTATAAGCATGATCGCTCCTTTAGCATTTGTCGTTGGGCTCAGTATGGCAAAGGAAGCCCTGGAAGACTCACGTAGGTTTCTTCAGGATATGAAGGTTAATCTCAGGAAAACTAGTGTTCATAAAGGGGATGGTGTTTTTGGTTATAGGCCATGGCATAAGATTCAGGTGGGGGATGTGGTGAAAGTTGAAAAGGATCAATTTTTTCCTGCAGATTTACTTCTATTGTCGTCAAGTTATGAGGATGGGATTTGCTATGTGGAGACTATGAATTTAGATGGTGAGACAAACTTGAAGATAAAGAGATGTTTGGAGGAGACCGTGCCTTtgaatgatgatgaatctttcaAGAATTTCACTGGGATGATCAGATGTGAAGACCCAAATCCCAGTCTTTACACCTTTGTGGGTAATATGGAGTATGACGGTCGTGTGTTTTCTCTTGATCCCGGTCAGATTCTCCTAAGAGATTCAAAGCTCAGGAATACAGCTTATGTATATGCTGTGGTGATCTTCACTGGTCACGATAGCAAAGTCTTGCAGAATGCAACAGAGTCCCCTTCCAAAAGGAGcacaattgaaaagaaaatggactACATCATATACATCCTTTTCACTTTCCTTGTAGTGATCTCATTGATCAGCTCAATTGGCTTTGCTGTGAAGACTAAATACCAAGTGCCGGATTGGTGGTACTTACAACCCCAGAATACTGATAATTTATTTGATCCCAACAGGCCTGCATTATCTGGATTTTACCATCTGATAACTGCTCTCATCCTTTATGGATACTTAATACCCATCTCACTTTATGTTTCAATTGAGGTTGTAAAGGTTTTGCAAGCAACCTTCATCAACCAAGACATACATATGTATGATGAAGAGACTGGAAATCCTGCTCAAGCACGGACATCAAATTTGAATGAGGAATTAGGCCAGGTAGACACAATCCTATCTGATAAAACTGGTACTTTGACCTGCAATCAGATGGATTTTCTAAAGTGCTCCATCGCGGGCACCGCATATGGCGTGCGCTCTAGTGAAGTTGAACTTGCTGCTGAAAAACAGATGGCTATTGAGGAAGAGGAAGTAGACCTTTCCAATTTTCCCTTGCATAGAGATAGTCAACATGATTCCAGGAGGAATGTCAGAAGAGCTTCAGAAATTGAACTGGAGACTGTCATTACTTCCAATGTTGGAAATGATCAGAAACCTGTCATAAAAGGGTTTAACTTTGAGGATGGCCGCCTCATGAATGGAAATTGGATGAAGGAACCAAAAACTGATGTCCATTTACTTTTCTTCCGGATATTAGCAATTTGTCAAACTGCAATTCCTGAGCTGAATGAAGAGACTGGGAGTTGTACATATGAAGCAGAGTCACCAGATGAAGGGGCTTTTCTTGTTGCAGCGAGAGAATTTGGTTTTGAGTTTCGTAAAAGAACTCAATCAAGTGTGGTTATCTGCGAAAGATATCCTAATCCAGGGCAACCAGTTGAAAG GGAGTACAAAATTATGGATATACTTGACTTCACCAGCAAAAGAAAGCGCATGTCTGTAATTGTGCGGGATGAGGAGGGACAGATTCTGCTTCTGTGTAAAGGTGCTGACAG CATAATTTTTGATCGACTTTCAAAGAATGGAAGAATGTACGAGGAAGTTACTACCAAGCATTTGAATGAATATGGAGAAGCTGGGTTGCGTACATTGGCACTTGCTTATAGAATGCTCGAGGAGTCTGAGTTTGCCACTTGGAACAATGAGTTTCAGAAAGCCAAAGCATGTATTGGGGCTGATAGAGAGGCAATGCTTGAGCGGCTATCAGATATGATGGAAAGAGAGTTGATACTTGTGGGTGCTACTGCTGTGGAGGACAAATTGCAGAAAGGG GTGCCCCAGTGCATTGATAAACTTGCACAAGCTGGTCTCAAGATATGGGTCTTGACTGGGGATAAGATGGAAACGGCAATCAATATTGG ATTTGCATGTAGTTTGCTCCGACAGGGCATGAAGCATATCTGTGTGACAACTATGAATTTAGACTCTTTATCCAAAGATGTCAAGGAG GCTGTGAAAGAGAACATTTTGAATCAACTCACCAATGCCTCTCGAATGATAGAGGAGGAGAAGGATCCACATGCTGCATTTGCATTAATCATTGATGGAAAAACTTTGATCCACGCTTTGGAGGATGATATGAAGCATCAATTTTTAGGCTTAGCAGTTGCTTGTGCATCTGTCATATGCTGTCGTGTCTCTCCCAAGCAGAAGGCAATG GTAACAAGGTTAGTGAAAGAAGGAACTGGGAAAACCACCCTGGCAATTGGTGATGGTGCAAATGATGTGGGAATGATTCAAGAAGCTGACATTGGTGTTGGCATCAGTGGGGTTGAAGGTATGCAG GCTGTAATGGCTAGTGATTTCTCCATTGCCCAGTTTCGGTTTCTGGAGAGACTTCTGGTGGTCCATGGACACTGGTGCTACAAGAGGATTGCTCAGATG GTTTGTTATTTCTTCTACAAAAACATAGCATTTGGTCTCACCCTCTTCTACTTTGAGGCTTTTGCGGCCTTTTCTGGACAGTCAGTTTATGATGACTGGTACATGCTGTTGTTTAATGTTTTACTTACATCATTGCCCGTCATTTCACTTGGTGTTTTTGAACAAGATGTCTCTTCTGAAGTCTGCCTACAG TTCCCTGCACTATATCAGCAAGGGCCAAGAAACCTTTTCTTCAACTGGTACAGGATTCTTGGGTGGATGGGCAATGGTGTCTATTCCTCCCTCATTATATTcttcctcaacatcatcatctttTACGATCAGGCATTCCGTGCTGGAGGCCAGACAGCTGATATGGATACCGTTGGTACGACAATGTTTACGTGCATCATCTGGGCTGTCAATTGCCAGATTGCCCTCACAATGAGCCACTTCACATGGATCCAACACCTCCTGGTCTGGGGCAGCATTGTCACCTGGTATCTGTTTCTCTTACTCTATGGCATGACATCACCGCTTATTTCTGGGAATGCCTATAAACTTCTGGTTGAAGTTCTTGGTCCTGCTCCAATTTATTGGGCTGCCACCCTTCTAGTAACAATTACTTGTAATCTTCCTTACTTCGCACacatatctttccaaaaatgtTTCAATCCAATGGACCATCACGTCATCCAAGAAATCAAGTACTACAAAAAAGACGTCGAGGATCAACACATGTGGACTAGGGAGCGGTCCAAAGCCAGACATGATACCAAGATCGGGTTCACAGCAAGGGTGGAGGCAAAGATCAGGCAGTTGAGAGGCCGGCTACAGAAGAAGCACTCCTCGGTTGCATCATGA
- the LOC121259497 gene encoding casein kinase 1-like protein 2, translated as MEPRVGNKFRLGRKIGSGSFGEIYLGTNIQTNEEVAIKLENVKTKHPQLLYESKLYKILQGGTGIPNVRWFGVEGDYNVLVMDLLGPSLEDLFNFCSRKLSLKTVLMLADQMINRVEFVHSKSFLHRDIKPDNFLMGLGRRANQVYIIDFGLAKKYRDTSTHQHIPYRENKNLTGTARYASMNTHLGIEQSRRDDLESLGYVLMYFLRGSLPWQGLKAGTKKQKYEKISEKKVSTSTEALSRGYPTEFASYFHYCRSLRFDDKPDYAYLKRLFRDLFIREGFQFDYVFDWTILKYQQSQIATPPNRTLGSGAGPSSGVPPTAANADKQSGGEEGRTIGWSSADPSRRRHSGPLINAGGFSKQKSAVVNDSTAAKDSMLSSSNFLRSSASSRRAAASSNRDAVIISSEADPSRTNTADASAGALLKISSGQRSSPVISSEHRTPSARNASNIKNLDSTLRGIESLRFNNDERVQL; from the exons ATGGAACCACGCGTAGGGAATAAGTTTCGACTAGGCCGGAAGATCGGTAGCGGATCGTTCGGAGAGATCTATCTCG GTACTAATATTCAGACGAATGAGGAGGTTGCGATTAAGCTT GAAAATGTCAAGACAAAGCATCCGCAGTTGCTTTATGAATCAAAGTTGTATAAAATACTACAAGGAGGAA CTGGAATCCCAAATGTCAGATGGTTTGGCGTTGAAGGAGACTATAATGTTCTCGTGATGGATTTGCTGGGACCCAGTCTTGAAgatttattcaacttttgcaGTAGGAAGTTGTCTCTTAAGACTGTTCTTATGCTTGCAGATCAGATG ATCAATCGAGTTGAGTTTGTTCATTCCAAATCATTTCTGCATCGGGATATTAAGCCTGACAACTTCCTTATGGGTTTAGGGAGGCGTGCAAATCAG GTCTACATCATTGACTTTGGTCTCGCTAAGAAGTATAGAGACACTTCAACGCATCAACATATTCCTTATAG GGAAAATAAGAATTTGACGGGAACTGCAAGATATGCAAGCATGAATACTCACCTTGGCATTG AACAAAGCCGCAGGGATGATTTAGAATCACTTGGATATGTTCTTATGTATTTCTTAAGAGGAAG TCTTCCTTGGCAGGGACTGAAAGCAGGAACTAAGAAGCAAAAGTATGAGAAGATTAGTGAGAAGAAAGTATCAACTTCTACTGAG GCCTTATCTCGTGGTTATCCTACAGAATTTGCTTCATACTTCCATTACTGCCGTTCTCTACGGTTTGATGATAAACCAGATTATGCTTATCTCAAGAGACTCTTCCGTGACCTTTTTATTCGTGAAG GCTTTCAGTTTGATTACGTGTTTGATTGGACCATTTTGAAATATCAACAATCCCAGATTGCCACTCCACCTAACCGGACTCTT GGTTCTGGTGCTGGACCCAGCTCTGGTGTGCCACCAACTGCAGCAAATGCTGATAAACAATCAG GTGGGGAAGAAGGTAGAACTATTGGTTGGTCTTCTGCAGATCCCTCTCGTAGGAGACACTCTGGACCACTTATAAATGCTGGAGGCTTTTCTAAACAGAAAAGCGCCGTCGTGAATGACTCAACTGCAGCTAAAGATTCTATG TTATCAAGTTCTAATTTCTTGCGATCAAGTGCATCGTCGAGGCGAGCTGCCGCCTCTAGCAATCGCGATGCAGTAATTATTAGCAGTGAAGCTGACCCTTCTCGCACTAACACAGCAGATGCAAGTGCAGGAGCTCTTCTTAAAATTTCTAGCGGGCAAAGAAGTTCACCTGTTATATCATCCGAGCACCGGACACCTTCAGCAAGAAATGCCTCAAATATAAAGAACCTCGACTCAACCCTTAGGGGTATTGAGAGCCTGCGTTTTAACAATGATGAGAGGGTACAGTTATAG
- the LOC121261872 gene encoding uncharacterized protein LOC121261872, translated as MEDFRSKSCRDGRMQLESYHGGRTAPTSMQDLRSYSVSYGGSSAEPSQIVKEVKMKKGKSTVGAVSKSWSFSDPELQRKKRVAGYKVYAVEGKMKGSLRKSFRWLKKSYTQVVYGWR; from the coding sequence ATGGAGGATTTCAGATCCAAGTCATGCAGGGATGGGAGGATGCAGCTTGAGAGCTACCATGGGGGCAGGACTGCCCCAACAAGCATGCAAGATCTGAGGTCTTACAGTGTTAGTTATGGTGGTTCATCTGCAGAGCCAAGCCAGATTGTAAAGGAAGTGAAgatgaagaaagggaaaagCACTGTTGGGGCTGTTTCAAAAAGCTGGAGCTTCAGTGACCCAGAATTGCAGAGGAAGAAGAGGGTTGCTGGGTACAAGGTTTATGCTGTGGAAGGAAAGATGAAAGGGTCTCTGAGGAAGAGCTTTAGGTGGCTCAAGAAGTCATACACCCAAGTGGTCTATGGATGGCGGTGA
- the LOC121259845 gene encoding eukaryotic initiation factor 4A-15, whose amino-acid sequence MAGAAPEGSQFDARQFDTKMNELLSADGQDFFTSYDEVYESFDAMGLQENLLRGIYAYGFEKPSAIQQRGIVPFCKGLDVIQQAQSGTGKTATFCSGILQQLDYGLVQCQALVLAPTRELAQQIEKVMRALGDYLGVKVHACVGGTSVREDQRILQAGVHVVVGTPGRVFDMLRRQSLRPDSIRMFVLDEADEMLSRGFKDQIYDIFQLLPAKVQVGVFSATMPPEALEITRKFMNKPVRILVKRDELTLEGIKQFYVNVDKEEWKLETLCDLYETLAITQSVIFVNTRRKVDWLTDKMRSRDHTVSATHGDMDQNTRDIIMREFRSGSSRVLITTDLLARGIDVQQVSLVINFDLPTQPENYLHRIGRSGRFGRKGVAINFVTKDDERMLYDIQKFYNVVIEELPNNIADLL is encoded by the exons ATGGCAGGTGCGGCTCCAGAAGGTTCACAATTTGATGCTCGTCAGTTTGATACTAAAATGAACGAGTT GCTCTCAGCCGATGGGCAAGACTTCTTCACCTCATACGACGAGGTTTATGAAAGTTTTGATGCAATGGGATTGCAAGAAAACCTTCTGAGGGGTATCTATGCTTATG GTTTCGAGAAGCCTTCTGCAATTCAGCAAAGGGGGATTGTTCCTTTCTGCAAAGGCCTTGATGTGATTCAACAGGCTCAGTCTGGAACAGGAAAAACAGCAACATTCTGCTCTGGGATTTTGCAGCAACTTGATTATGGTCTTGTCCAATGCCAGGCTTTGGTTTTGGCACCGACTAGAGAACTAGCACAACAGATTGAGAAGGTTATGCGGGCACTTGGTGATTATCTTGGTGTGAAGGTTCATGCTTGTGTTGGTGGGACAAGTGTTCGTGAGGATCAACGCATTCTTCAAGCCGGTGTCCATGTTGTTGTTGGTACTCCTGGACGTGTATTTGACATGTTGCGGAGGCAGTCGCTTCGCCCTGATTCAATTAGGATGTTTGTATTGGATGAGGCTGATGAAATGCTTTCTCGTGGTTTCAAGGACCAG ATCTATGATATTTTTCAGCTGCTGCCAGCCAAAGTTCAGGTCGGGGTGTTCTCTGCCACAATGCCTCCTGAAGCCCTTGAGATCACCAGGAAGTTTATGAACAAGCCTGTGAGAATCTTGGTAAAGCGTGATGAGCTCACCCTTGAGGGTATCAAGCAGTTTTATGTCAATGTTGATAAGGAAGAATGGAAGCTTGAGACACTCTGTGATCTCTATGAGACACTGGCCATCACCCAAAGTGTCATTTTTGTGAACACGCGACGCAAGGTTGACTGGCTCACTGACAAGATGCGAAGCCGTGACCACACTGTGTCAGCCACCCATGGTGACATGGACCAGAACACTCGCGATATAATTATGCGTGAGTTCCGCTCTGGTTCTTCACGTGTTCTCATCACCACTGATCTGTTGGCTCGTGGTATTGATGTGCAGCAAGTGTCCCTAGTCATAAACTTCGACCTTCCTACTCAACCGGAAAACTACCTTCATCGTATTGGTCGAAGTGGACGGTTTGGTAGAAAGGGTGTTGCCATAAATTTCGTTACAAAGGATGATGAAAGAATGCTGTATGACATTCAGAAGTTCTATAATGTGGTCATCGAGGAGCTGCCAAATAATATTGCTGATCTCCTGTGA
- the LOC121259739 gene encoding glycylpeptide N-tetradecanoyltransferase 1-like has product MVDSNASPGSPEETQNPIPDGNEPEHDLPLDAITRKVQESLSLGKRHKFWETQPVGQFKDLGDTSLPEGPIEPPTPLSEVKQEPYNLPNPYEWITCDIDSDEMCDEVYNLLTHNYVEDDENMFRFNYSKEFLRWALRPPGYYRSWHIGVRAKSSKKLVAFITGIPARIRARDNVVTMAEINFLCVHKKLRSKRLAPVMIKEVTRRVHLENIWQAAYTAGVVLPTPISTCQYWHRSLNPKKLIDVGFSRLGARMTMSRTIKLYKLPESTVTPGFRKMEIHDIPAVTRLLRTYLNQFVVAPDFDENDVEHWLLPKENVVDSYLVESTETHEITDFCSFYTLPSSILGNQNHSTLKAAYSYYNVATRTPLLQLMNDALIVAKRRDYDVFNALDVMQNESFLKELKFGPGDGKLHYYLYNYRIRHELRPIELGLVLL; this is encoded by the coding sequence ATGGTTGATAGCAATGCATCACCTGGATCACCTGAAGAAACCCAAAACCCTATTCCTGATGGGAATGAACCTGAGCATGACCTCCCTCTTGATGCTATAACTCGAAAGGTTCAAGAATCACTCTCTCTTGGAAAGAGACATAAGTTTTGGGAAACTCAACCTGTTGGGCAATTCAAGGATCTGGGGGACACCAGTTTGCCCGAGGGCCCCATTGAACCCCCAACCCCCTTATCCGAAGTCAAACAAGAACCTTACAACCTACCCAACCCCTATGAGTGGATTACTTGTGATATCGATTCAGATGAGATGTGCGATGAGGTTTATAACCTCCTCACTCATAACTATGTTGAGGACGATGAGAACATGTTCCGATTCAACTATTCAAAGGAGTTTCTTCGCTGGGCCTTACGCCCTCCAGGTTATTATAGGAGTTGGCACATAGGTGTCCGTGCCAAAAGTTCGAAGAAGTTGGTTGCCTTCATTACTGGCATTCCTGCTAGAATCCGTGCCCGTGACAATGTAGTAACCATGGCAGAAATTAATTTCCTTTGTGTTCATAAAAAGCTCAGATCAAAGAGACTTGCTCCTGTCATGATCAAAGAGGTTACCAGGAGAGTTCACTTGGAGAATATCTGGCAAGCAGCCTATACTGCAGGGGTGGTTCTTCCAACACCAATTTCAACTTGCCAATATTGGCATAGATCCTTGAACCCAAAGAAGCTGATTGATGTTGGGTTTTCTAGACTTGGTGCGAGGATGACAATGAGTCGAACGATAAAGCTTTACAAGTTGCCAGAGTCAACAGTCACCCCAGGTTTCAGAAAGATGGAGATACATGATATTCCTGCAGTTACACGGCTGCTTAGGACTTATTTAAACCAGTTTGTTGTTGCGCCAGATTTTGATGAAAATGATGTGGAGCATTGGCTTCTTCCAAAGGAGAATGTCGTGGATAGTTATCTGGTTGAAAGTACTGAGACTCACGAGATAACTGATTTCTGCAGTTTCTACACACTTCCTTCGTCTATCCTTGGCAACCAGAATCATTCTACTTTGAAAGCAGCTTATTCCTATTATAATGTTGCCACAAGAACTCCTTTGCTCCAATTAATGAATGATGCTCTTATTGTGGCTAAACGCAGGGATTATGATGTTTTCAATGCATTGGATGTCATGCAGAATGAATCTTTCTTGAAGGAACTGAAATTTGGGCCAGGCGATGGGAAACTGCACTACTATCTCTACAACTATCGGATTAGACACGAATTGAGGCCAATCGAGCTTGGGCTGGTGCTCTTATAA
- the LOC121260663 gene encoding telomere repeat-binding factor 4-like, whose translation MGNQKQKWTAEEEEALLAGVAKHGPGKWKNILKDPDFAPFLTHRSNIDLKDKWRNLSVSTSGQGSKEKSRAAKVKTTIAAPLPNVHNSSPAAPLRHNLSTDTVMDDPSNGTQEGKNAPRYNAMIFEALSAIEDKIGSDISAIVHFIERRHEVPQNFRRLLSSRLRRLVAQGKLEKVQNCYKIRKETVLGTKTPSPKQRDVKLRQSLSSGLMTTSETVDDAANAAAYRVADAENKAYMAAEAVKEAERISKVAEDTDSMLQLVKEIYERCSRGEIVPLA comes from the exons ATGGGAAATCAGAAGCAGAAATGGACGGCGGAGGAGGAAGAAGCCCTACTCGCCGGAGTGGCAAAGCACGGCCCTGGGAAATGGAAGAATATTCTCAAAGATCCCGATTTCGCCCCTTTCCTCACTCACCGCTCCAACATCGACCTCAAG GACAAATGGCGAAACCTGAGTGTCAGTACTTCTGGACAAGGCTCTAAAGAGAAATCAAGGGCTGCAAAAGTAAAAACTACGATAGCTGCTCCACTTCCCAATGTTCATAATTCTTCTCCTGCTGCTCCACTTCGTCATAATTTGTCCACTGACACTGTTATGGATGATCCCTCTAATGGCACACAGGAGGGAAAGAATGCTCCCAG GTATAATGCAATGATTTTTGAAGCTCTTTCAGCAATAGAAGATAAAATTGGATCTGATATAAGTGCCATTGTCCACTTTATCGAG CGAAGGCATGAGGTGCCACAAAATTTTAGGAGACTATTGAGTTCAAGGTTGAGAAGGCTTGTTGCACAAGGCAAGCTTGAAAAG GTCCAAAATTGCTACAAGATCAGAAAAGAGACCGTGTTAGGAACAAAAACTCCTAGCCCAAAACAAAGGGATGTCAAGCTGCGGCAATCACTGAGCTCTGGGTTAATGACCACCAGTGAGACTGTTGATGATGCAGCTAATGCTGCTGCCTACAGAGTAGCTGATGCCGAAAACAAAGCTTATATGGCTGCTGAAGCTGTTAAAGAGGCAGAAAGAATCTCAAAGGTGGCAGAAGATACCGATTCAATGCTACAACTAGTCAAAGAGATTTATGAAAGAT GCTCGCGCGGTGAAATTGTCCCCTTGGCTTAG